The genomic segment tcagtcctcctgattaattttattacctctttctgtctccttcccctcagccaacaatgaaccattctacattttccttcaacatcacctgctttgatctgtcattttcacaccttacccatccatatctccagtctccctctccccttagaggagtctttagtcagagggtgatgaatctgtggaattatttgccacagaaggctgcaaaggccaattcgctggatgttttcaagagagagttagatttagctcttagggctaagggaatcaagggatatggggaaaacgtcGGAAcgggggtgctgattttggatgacagtggacatatttaaggcagagatcgattcttgactagtacaggtgttagaggttatgtggagaatgcaggagaatggggataggagggagaaatagatcaaccatgattgaatgacggaatagacttgatgggccgaatgacccaattATACTCCTTTTCCTTATGGCCCtgacttctcagtctgaagaagggtcttgacccgaaacgtcacccattccttctctccagagatgctgccttttaccgctgagttactccagcattttgagcctattTTCTTCATAATAACCAAGCAATATGATAACCAAGCAAGCGGAGCAACGTAAAAggatctttttttccccctgacAAGGTAGTCACCTTCTGTTGCAGGCGATGATGTCCTGGAGGATTGGGCACAAGGACTCGATGACCGGCGGCCCAGGAGCGCGAGCAAAGAGTGCGCGCGGCGAGCGGGAGCGCACGGGGAGCGCGCGGCAGGAAGTGACGCGGGAGCGCGCGcgcggcggcggcggtggcggcGAGTTCAGGGAAAGTTCGCGACGGCCGCGCTGCGGGAGGGCGATGACCGTCGTCGAGGCGGAGGCCGGAGCTCTGGGTCTGGGATGTCGCGCCCGGCGTTGCCGGTGACCGCAGCACGGACAGCGGCTGGCCGCGGTTGCGAGGAGGCTATTCGGCGGAGTCAGGTGGgctggggccggggccggggcctgGGCTGGAGTTGTGACTGGGCTGGGCGGGGGTCTGTGCAGCCTCGGGCTCGGTTTGTGAGAGGCCCGGCCTGTGCGGGGCTGGCAGCGGGCAGCTagtacagggagaggcttcacaGGGCGGGTGTCCGGCTCCTGAACCCTCTGCAGTAGGCTGGGAATGAGAACTTTTTGATCGATTTCTtatatgcagagatgctgcctgtctcactgagttaagcttctcagtctgaagaggagtcgttgtccttctctccagagatgctgcctgccccgctgagttactccagaattttgtgtctatcccctctATAAGACTTGGTTAGGCAGAATTTGGAGTTTTTTGTGTGCAGTCCTGTCGCACCATTACCAGATACTGCGCCAAacactggcagaacgacatctgagattgcaacggactcgaagaagaagaagaccaggAAGGAAGGCTTTTGAAGAGGGTGcatagaatagtacaacacaggatcaggcccttcggcccacaatgtctgtccaaacatgatgccatgatgtTCACTCACCGGCCTGCACATAAGTGATATATTCCCATATCCccggcatatccatgtgccgatgtaaaagtcttttaaatgccattattgtgtcTGTCTCTGCTAGCACGCTGGCACTGTGTTCCAGTCACCTTCCACCCTCTGGAGAAAAAAACCTGCCCCTGCATATCACctttaactttgcccctctcaccttaaaactatgccctctagtattgagGTTGTggtagaggtttaccagaatgctgcctggattagagggtattagctataaaatGGGGTTCGGCAAGCttggaattgttttctctggagcatggaGGCTAAGGGAAGACCTAAtaagagtatataaaattatgagaggcgtagatagggtagacagacagacaaccactttcccaggatggaaatgtcaacgactacagggtatagctttaaggtgagaggggtgtaGTTTAAAGCTGTTGTGTGGAACAAGATTTTTTTATATAGAGTGCAGGAATGTGGcagggagggaaagggaagggagtgaaggcagatatgatagtggcatttagacttttagatagacacatggatatgcagggaatggaagcagACGAGGTTTATGTGTAGagagatgaggttagtttatcttggcatcatgttcagcacaggcattgtgagcCGTGGtatccgtttctgtgctgtacttttctaagcTCTTTATGCTGTGTAGATACATTTTTAAGGACAGTCATATTATGAAATCCATTTATTTGTAACGTTCGCCTGGAAGAAGTTTGTATTCTTCAGATAATTCATTTGCAAGTACATTATTGGAAGTGTTGTGAAATGTGTACTGTTTTGTTACAGAGGAAAGGTCAAGGTGCAAGTAGACAAGGAGCCGGATGAGAATGAAGAGATGAAATGATTTCCTGGCTCAGTAACAGCAATGGGCTGCGGGATAAGCAAAGTGCTTCCCGAGCCAACTAAGAACTTCCATTTGGATCTCGTCAAAACTGTGGAGCCATACACTGGCCAAAATGGAGATAAATACAAGCACTTTATTAAAGACAATACCGCCAAGAATCGGAACAAGAATGATGCACCTCCACCTCATCAGACTAATGCCCACCAACAGAGTGGGCATTGGGACCAGCAAAATGATCCTCGTAGGAATAAAGTGGCAAAATATCGTGCCAAATTTGACCCCAGAGTGACTGCAAAGTATGACATCAAGGCCTTGATTGGGAGAGGAAGTTTCAGCCGGGTTGTCAGAGTGGAGCACAAAAGCACCAAACAACCTTATGCAATAAAACTAATTGAGACAAAGTACAAGGAAGGCAGGGAAGTCTGCGAGTCTGAGCTCAATGTCCTCCGGAGAGTGAAGCACACAAATGTTATACAACTTATTGAAGTATTTGAGACTCAAGAGCGAGTGTATATGGTAATGGAGCTTGCTACTGGAGGTGAACTCTTTGACAGGATCATAGCCAAAGGTTCCTTTACTGAACGTGATGCCACAAAAGTGTTGCAAATGGTTCTTGATGGCGTTAAATATTTGCACATTCTAGGCATCACACATAGAGACCTGAAACCTGAAAACTTGCTGTATTATCACCCAGGTGCTGATTCTAAAATTATGATCACAGATTTTGGATTAGCAAGCACTCGAAAGAAAGGTGACGACTGTCTCATGAAGACGACCTGTGGCACCCCAGAATATATTGCTCCTGAAATCCTTGGGAGGAAGCCTTACACAAATTCTGTTGACATGTGGGCATTGGGTGTAGTTTCTTATATTTTATTAAGTGGAACCATGCCCTTTGAAGATGATAATCGTGCTCGATTATACAGGCAAATACTGAAGGGAAAATATAGTTACTCGGGAGAGGTGAGTGATTAAAGTTAAAGTCATTTTgcatgaacaatttctggaattAAATAATTACATTATTTGGATGTGCGACTGCATGAGCGTTTCTTTGATTATTTACAGTGCATGGGAGCAAACGCAGTTACAGCAATGTGAATTCCACGTATAAAATCTTTGTGTCACTTTCTATTTGTTGGCTTGAGTTGTGTTTTAAAATGAAAAAAGCTAACCTTTCTGATAATTGGCAAatacttaaaaatattcaaaagctcaATGATTGACGTTTTCATTGACCCTGTCCAAATCAAAACCTGCACTTCTATTCCCAATTTTCCTGCTATACTGTACCTATCTTTTCCCACTCTTGGATAGACAAATCAATTTAACTGGTAAGTAATTCATAGTAGTCCATATCTAAGAAGCCTGTCCTCGCATAGCTCCACTTGTATTTTCTGTGTTCTGTGAAATctgttttctatttcatcttaaaTTATTTTTCCGTAACACTGGACACCAGTATACCTTTTTCTGTAACAGATTGGAAGAACTTGTTTATTTTTGGCAATAAGTTCAAAACAATTTGGGGTTTTTTCCAAAAGCTAGTcgctgtttccctttcccattcccaccatTTTGGTACTCAAATTCCATACCTGCTCCTCATCATGTCAGAGCATTTTGCTTTCTGCTCCACCCTTGTTCCCTGACATATCATCTCGGTGTGATCAAGCTTTAATCCCTGATACACTCAGATAAGTTTCTTGACCATTCACTGATAGTCCTCTCACTCACCAATCCACGTATTTATAAAAAAACAATGTGACAAACCCATTTCATattcaaattagtttattgttactaggtccagtgaaattccttgtttgcatgaaggTCATAAAGTATACAGTATACATgattgtctccatcacaggagacagattattgactgacatctattacagcCCACTGACTtctatagctatctagactacacttttcCCACCCggtttcctgtaaagactctatccccaattcctctgtctacgccgcttCTGCGCCCATACTGTTGACATGTGGGCATTGGGTGTAGTTTTGcccatgaggtgttccataccaggtcatcagagatgtcctcattctttagggaacgggggttcccctcttcctttatagatgaggctttcactagtgtctcctcgatatcccgcagctccgctcttgctccccctccccccctcattcgTAATAAGGAcatagtcccccttgtcctcaccttccaccccaacaACCGTCgcgtacagcacataatcctctaacattttcgccatctccaacgggatcccacgactagccacatcttcccatctccatccctttctgctttttgcagagaccgttccctctgcaactccctgatcaacttgtcccttcccaccccctccccaggtactttcccccgcaaccgctggagatgcaacacctgtccctattacctaccccctcgactccgtccaaggaccccgacagtcttttcgggtgaggcagaggttcacttacagtagatgaggttggaggaggtgtatccactgttccaggtgttgtctcctttatatcggcgagaccaagcgcagactcggtgatcgtttcgctgaacacctccgctcagtccacctaaacgtacctgatctcccggttgctctcaACACGTtaactgccctccccccccccccccccccccccccccccccccccccccattcccacactgaccttcctgttctgggcctccttcattgccagaatgacgcccagcgcaaattgaaagaacaacacttcatattttgcttgggtagcttacacttcagcggtatgaacattaacttctctaacttcaagtagcccttgctttccctctctctccatccactcccccttcccagttatcctatcagtcttactgtctccgaccacattttatctctgtactgccaactcccctgacatcagtctgacgaagggactcggcctgaaaagtcacccattccttctcttcagagatgctgcctgtcttactccagcattttgtgtctcttcgatttaaaccagcatctgctgttctttcttatgCAATATACATGATTATTTTGGGTCCAATAATAAATACAGTGAGAAATGCAAaatcagcagaatggtgcaaagattgtggTGCAATCGGAAGCAATGCAGGTTCAGACACTCAAGCAGAACAATTGCTATATCAGGCTGTGGTTCATCATGTAAGAATACTTTGCATAACTCATCTTTAGAAGTTCAAGTGGATATGCCAAATCATCTTGGATGCCTAAGAAAGTAAACattctgatgtgctttcttgatcactgcaCCCTTGTGAAGGAACTTGAAGCCGTTGACAACAGCTTTGTCAATGAGTGCAATGTTGTGTTCAGCTCCATCCCTGGAATCATTAGATCGACATTTTTTTTGTGCTGGCGTTAAGGTCAAGATTGTTATCCTGACACCATGACAGAAAGTTCCCAATGTAATTCCATGTTCCCTCTCATTGTTGATCCAGCTTGCTGCATTGggccatgcagtcatgggtgtacaggGGTTGGAGCAGTGAACTGAGCACATGACCTGAGCAGCACCAGTGTTGAAGGGTTCGTGTGGAGGAAATTTTATGACCAATTCTAATTAACCAAGATCAGCCTGCCTGTTATCCAGGAGCGATTTGCATTTGGTGGCCCCAAGACAAAAGTGTAGTATTTTGGGAGGAGATTATTTgttattatggtgttgaaggttaagctataatcatagagtcatacagcatggaaacttatctataccaaccaagatgctccattcacactagttcccacATGTCTTTGTTTAGCCCCTTATCCCTATAAGGCCTTGCTATCCATGTAGctctccaaatgtattttaaatgttgttagtgtTTGTATTGTTAATGTGGTCCAGGGCTGAATGTTGTCCATGTGATTTATCTTCAAACTCCATTTTCTTCTCATGTTCCACCTCCAAGTGTTATGTCCAGTTGCTCAATTGGCCAAATCTGACTACGTTTCCATGAAGCAGCATGATCATCCTATTGTCATTGGTGCCAAACTATGTGTGTGATTAATTACACTTTGAAGACTTCTCTGTGATCAATCACATCATCCACTGAAGGCTATACTTCATTCAGTGGGAGAAATTTTCTTCTACTCTCAACATTCGAGTGTGGATGTTGTTTTGCCTACGTGTTCAACATTTCTTTTTTAATAGCAACAAGACCTCCAGTTATGTTATTACTATATGTGATATAATTTCTTATTTCTAAGATTTTTCAACTGTGAAAGCTTTTAATATTCTTTTGTCCTCCAGGAGAAAGAGTTTAAAATCCAAGCTCCCAACCAACTGCCACACTGAATCTATTACCTGCTATTTAATTTTTGGTCATGTTCTGACAAAACAAAATTGCTTAAATCTGTGTTGGGCATTGTTAGTAGAATGTGGTATTCTAACCACTGATATTTCAATGACTTCCATCACTTCATTGTTTTGATGAGAATGCCAAGAATGTTGGGTGCACTACTTGGTTGGGACGGTGTATCACATTCAGCTCTTTTTAATACTATCGCCAATAGACTATTTGTATCCTAGAACAATGCATGCCTCGGAGATTAGTGCAATAGTTCTTAAAGGAATTTCCTTTACACATCTTGTTCTCTTCAACTCGTGTATTACAGAAAAATAATGCCATCAAATGTAGAAAAAGCAGAAGGTGTAATTAgctgtttttttttagtaaacctgTTTTGATATTTGCCATGAATCACTGGGATCTTTCACCATTCATTGAGTGTTGCTTTGGTTGAATATCAGAATAGTTTTGTGTCCCTTGAAGAGAAGGTAGATAATTCTGTTTGTCGGGCTAATTATTGATATCCACTAATGTTTGTTCATTGATGTACGTTAACCCTGTCACAAAATAGTTTGGTTCATTAGTTTCATCGCGCAGTAAATTCTAAACAATTTTTTTCACACTGGTGTGGTAATTATCTTTTAGATAAAGTGAATGGATTTGTTTTCTATTATTGTATTGTTAATGTCTGGCTATTTTTCAGTAGTTTAGCATGCCATGTTAAATAACACGTTTGTAACCCATTGAGAAAGATCTTGTCTTCTACAACCTACGTTATGGGAGATATATAATCAGATTTCTTCTCTTTGTCTAATTAATACTGCATGAAAGGGGAAAATAACATTAGGAagaattttcatttaattttggaTTTGGTTGAATGAATTGTGTGAAAGTCATTAAACTAATCTTTATCTCAAATTGGTACTAATGGATTTTTTGACTAAAGGATTATGAACAAGATATGTGGGTATCTATATTTCTCCACGTTGACCTATTTTTTTGGTTGTAATTATATTAATGCAAGATCATTTTTCAGAGGCGAGTAGAAATAATTATTGATTTTTATTTCCCTATGTTATATTGTGCATACCTATCATCGATCCATGTTATCATAAAACAAATTGAATATAATGTGATTGATGAATTAGGGGCTGCCGTTGCATTACCTAGGCCAAATTGGTTACAATGCAATTTTGATTGCGAACTAGAGAATTATTTAAACGTTACGTTAAAATATTGACAAGCAGAAAAGAAAAAGCTGCAGTGGATTTGAACAGTATAAGGCAGTTTCCCTACAGTAATCAGATACTAATGTCTCCAGAACGCAGCTGCTAGTTGAACTGTGGGTGGTCATTATAATTGACAAGCATTTGGTTTCTATTGATACTTGTGCAacaatactctattaaacaatgtaacacacAGCCTTTAGGTATCCATAGCTTGCAGAAACAAAAGTAAACTTATTGCTACGGAAAATGCTTATTTTTGAAAAATCCTGCTGGAAAAATAACTTTATCTTGCAAGTCTGAAACTAGATAAAATGTGATGTTCTGTAACACAAGGTTTCTTCGGAACACAACTATTGCGTATAGCAGAACTACATGTACTACAAAAGTAATATACCATATTCAGTGATTTTATTCAGTTTCTGCAGCCgtacaacaaaaataaacaattccACAAGACacacaagcagtctgaagaagggtttcggcccgaaacgttgcctttttccttcgctccatagatgctgccgcacccactgagtttctccagcaattttgtctacctttgattttccagcatctgcagttccttcttgagcaactCAATTCacgcagacatccatcacagtgaatcttctcctcactgtgatggaaggcaaagtcttgtctctcccgtgCTCTCCATCCACACCCGATGTCATAGCTCCGGCGGGCGagggtaagtcccgcggccgttaaggccgcgccggcGATGCAAGGCTCTGTTCCGGGTCTTaccgttggagcccccggcgggcgatggcaagtcccgcggccgataaAGCCGCACCGGtggatgtcaggccccgctccaggccgtTTTCAGCCCCGCcactcgggcaggagaagctgCCGCCGCGGGAGCTCCGAAGAGTGGTCTCcgaccagggaccgcgagctcccgatgttaccgtccaccgggcctgcagctggagcctccgaagctccgaaatctggtcgcagccgcgcgccactacagctctccatgctccgaGGCCAGcctggtaagtccgcaggctctgcgactggagccccagtcGGTgccaggccccaacgacaacggagacctgaaaGGGAAAAGGCCGTTACAGCGCCGCCATTTGTGCCTGGAAAGATGGAGTTCAATTTGGggttcaaaaataatttaaagttaTTGCATTTGGGTAGCACAGTAGTGTCGTGGGTAAAGCTGATGCCACATAGCTTAGGTAGTCCTGGCTTCaaacctgacctctggtgttATCTTTGTAGTGTTTATATTTCTCTGGCTGCATAGGTTTCTCCCAAGTGCTTGGTTTCCTTGCATATTCAAAAAACATGTGGACTGGTGGATTAATTGACCACCCAAAATCTCCTCTAGCGAATCTCGGCTTTTATGTTCCTTATTGCTCTCCCTTGCCCCTCTTTTTTCCATCAATCTGTATATTGTCTTGTATATCTCGGCAGCAGTCCTGTCTtcaccctatcagtctgaagaagtgtcttgatctgaaacgtcgccaattccttctgtccatagatgttgcctcacccactgagtttctccagcatttttcgtctaCCTTCACCCTATCAAAGATGTATTCTTCGTCCTGTCCATTCATTCCCTACCCTCTCTGTGGATTAAAActgacttgttttctctcttcttGAGTTCTGACGAAGAGTCTTCATCTCATCAAGCATCTTGCATtttcttgatttatttttaatttttaagctGACATTCATTTGTCATTgtacggggtgagactggtccgtaATTCATCTtctctggaagtggcggcgctgttaacagctgcggctcgcctgcagtccgtctgtctttacttttttctgttgttttttttgtcttgttttggttaagttttagtttgttgggttgtgttagaggggtgAAACatcttctctgtctcttcctttgggggaatgcgactttttcgtgtcgtatcccccttctctgcctccgtctgcgctgaggcctaatggcggagctggcggcctccagcctgcgactgaccccgaggctccggaggcagagccagccaggactcaccaacgagaggctggccgtcttcggggctgaggcagcggtggcccgatttgctggtgcggcgttctggttTTCGGCGGCGGCctagagctgatgcagcggggctcggaagctgagactgcgggacccggacccggagctggggcggcggcctggagctggagctggggcggcggcctggagcggagactgcgggacctggagctgatgcggcggcctggagctggggcggctgcccggagctgatgctgtggcgggccgtcttggagcggagacggcgttccggctttcggcggcggcgacatcaccacggaggttcgctgggctggagggcggcatctccggcctggatcgatcgcctcagcgcagagggagaacaaggagggaagagacggagactaagactttgcctccatcacagtgaggatgggcTTGGAgaacacactgtggtggatgtttaatttgtgtttattgtatgttttgtttttactggttctgtgtatgactgcaggcaacataatttcgttcagaccgaaaggtctgaatgacaataaaggaatctaatctaatctaattatgctggtggccttgctaagGCAGCGTAATGTGTACAGGGCTCTCAATTAACTTTTTTTCACtgatgccagccgggcaacctaggcagcttttttggttgccaaatgacagtttaggtggtcatttaagacggcttgcatgatgcgttcgataatgtgctcggacgaagtgagtagttaccagttggaattatgctgaatgaaacattcacatattatttctgcttcaaataaagtcacaaactaaacatattcaccaatcaagacatgatatataccacaatggcatgcagcaaaattacaatacagtatttcAACtcttttttacacattgcaatgagtgcaatttctattatttctttccacttccaaacagaaatgtggttggattattcaatgtatgatcaacctcagtgagaccaagcgcaggcttggcgatcgctttgcacaacacctccactcagtttgcaataaccaacctgatctcccggtggctcaacacttcaactccccctcccattccaaatccgacctttctgtcctgacctcctccatggccagagtgaggcccaccgcaaattggaggaacagcacctcatatttcacttggatagtttacaccccagcggtatgaacattggatcCTCCAAGTTCAGGCAGTCctagctttctccctcctcaccctcccattcccagctctcccacagcccactgtctccgccttttccttgCACCCcttcccggcccccccccccccaacatcagtctgaagaagggtctcgacctgaaacgtcgcctattccttcgttccatggatgctacctcacccgctgattttctacagcttttttgtctaccacccattcacacaagttctgttatcccactttcctcacccactccttacacattaggggcaattttacagagacaagttaacctacaaagccaatgtgtctttgggatgtgtgaggaaacccacacgcttgcagggagaatgtgcaaattcaacacagacagtgcccgaggacaggatcgaacagatctctggcgtttgaggcagcaagtctaccagctgtgccactatattttgtttcccaacacacaaaaaattatacgttgataactttggttactaacaaaaataaactagccattttcagtcttaaatctaagtcacgctatgtccccctttacagctactatatgttttaattcagttcaagactatggggcagtacattggacataaagttgctgcctaaaagtgccagaaacccggaattgatcctgaatatgggtgctgtcagtatggagtttgctccttttcccttcgattgcatgggttttctccgggtgctcttgtttccttccacattccaaaggtgtgcaggaacctttttcagacccaacccaaaatggaATATTTTTACTTTGCccagtgtgtgcgcgtgtgcatataatatacacacacacacacacacacacacacacacacacagttatatATAATTATACATTGTTttgatttacatattctgttgtgctgctgcaagtaaggatttcattgctctaactgggacatgagaataaaacactcttgacttcgcTAATGTGTGGTTTAGAACGAGTGTactggtgatcggtggtcggcgaggactcggtgggccgaagggcctgtttccgcggtgtatctttaaattaaactaaaaccagagggagtctaaagaagggtctctacccgaaacatcacccaatttattctattcagagatgctggctgctccatggagttcccccacaaaattaaagcatggaatagtcttcaccctaccatagttacccaaccagatgcaactaaatttaaggtagacaaaaatgctggagagactcagcgggtgaggcagcatctatggagcgaaggaaatatgcgacgtttcgggttaagacccttcttcagactgatgtggggatgggggggggtgggaagaagaaaggaagaggcggagacagtgggctgtgggagagctggaaaggggaggggaaactacctgaaattggagaagtcaatgttcataccgctggggtgtaaactacccaagcgaaatatgagatgctgctcctccaatttacggtgagcCTCGCTCTGACCATGGAGGGGTCCTGGGCAGCAAGGtgggatacggaatgggagggggagttgaagtgctgagccaccgggagatcacgttggttattgcgaactgagcagagatGTTGgtcaaagcgatcgccaagcctacgcttggtctcaccgatgtagagctgatacctagagcagtggatgcaatagatgaggttggaggaggtgcaggtgaacctctgacgcacctggaaagactgcttgggtccttggatggagtcaaggggggaggtaaagcgacaagtgtagcatttcaagggaagggaaagtgccaggagagggttggtttgggtgggaagggacaaattgaccagggagttacggagggaacggtctctgcggaaagccaaaaggggaggagatgggaagatgtggccagtggtgggatcccgttggaggtggcgaaaatgtcggagaattATCTGTTGTGTGTGATGGGTGGGAGGtgaggacaagtgggactctgcccttgttacgagtggggggatgggcagtgtgagcagagttacggggtatagaagagaccgtggtgagagcctcatctgtagtGGAAGagtggaacccccgttccctaaagaatgaggacaccgCCGATGCTCTGGTTTGGAAGCCAGTGGTGGGAAatataaggtagctcttttttgcCCAAGAACacatttttgcttaagtccaccctccgccacctccagtttaaattccatttggaatatttttggaggaccaggaaaccaagaagcaa from the Leucoraja erinacea ecotype New England chromosome 17, Leri_hhj_1, whole genome shotgun sequence genome contains:
- the pskh1 gene encoding serine/threonine-protein kinase H1 homolog, translating into MGCGISKVLPEPTKNFHLDLVKTVEPYTGQNGDKYKHFIKDNTAKNRNKNDAPPPHQTNAHQQSGHWDQQNDPRRNKVAKYRAKFDPRVTAKYDIKALIGRGSFSRVVRVEHKSTKQPYAIKLIETKYKEGREVCESELNVLRRVKHTNVIQLIEVFETQERVYMVMELATGGELFDRIIAKGSFTERDATKVLQMVLDGVKYLHILGITHRDLKPENLLYYHPGADSKIMITDFGLASTRKKGDDCLMKTTCGTPEYIAPEILGRKPYTNSVDMWALGVVSYILLSGTMPFEDDNRARLYRQILKGKYSYSGEPWPSVSNLAKDFIDRLLTVDPNERLIVGQALKHPWIVSMAASSSMKNLHRSISQNLLKRASSRCQSTKSAQSTRSSRSTKSNKSRKVRERELRELNLRYQQQCEG